The following is a genomic window from Citrifermentans bemidjiense Bem.
GCAGGCGTCCGCGGTATTACGGCCCCCCTGCCGCAAACAGGGGGGCCGTGCCGTTTCTCACCGGGTCATCCCCATAAAACATTCACGACAGACAAGGAGTCGCCCATGTTCCTCGCCCGAGACAAAAACAACGATCTCTACCTCTTCGACAAGCTTCCCATCAAGGGTTCCGAATGCTGGTGGGCCGAGACCGGCGTGGACGGGACCTACCTGCGCCTCGACAAGTCCCTGTACCCGGAAGTCACCTGGGAAAGCGAGCCTGTCGCGGCCGAGCTGGTTGTGTCGAAGGGATAGCAGTTGGGGCTGGTTGGCCGGAGGCTCAGCCGAGCCGGATGGCGGGCTTGATGTTGTCGGGGGTGTAGCTTGTAGCCGCAGCCCATCCCTTACCCGGCACCAGCACGGGTTCCAGCCGGCAGGCTATGTACCCGATGAGGTTCGCGGGTTCGGGAACGTCCGGGGCGATGGTGACGATGCGAAAGCCGACGAAGTCCCCTTCTCTGGGGTAGGACTTCGATTCCTTGAGGGTGCAGCTCCAGATCTTCATGGCCCCATGAGGCCCGGCGATGCTGATCAGGAAGGTGCGCTCGCCGTCGCGTCCAAGCCCGGCATCTTCCTCGACGAGGGCCGGGACCAATCCCCCTATGAGCGGCGTGTATCCGATCGAGCAGGCATGCGCGAACGCGGAGGCGTTATCCTCGAAGACGAGATTCTCCTGTTTTTTGCGGAACCAGTTGAACATGGGTCACCCTCAAATGGAATGCGAGACTATACCGGCTTTTCCAGGGCTGCAGCAGGAAAAACGGGGGATTTATCGCACACAGTTAACGGAAGATCATAGCTACCAGGAACTAAAAAGGGAAAGGCGAGTTGACCCGTCTTTCCCTTTTTTTGCTGCAGCGAGGATTTGAAGCTCTTAGGCGGTTTTTTCCGCCTCGGCCTTGGCCGCCTGTGCCGCAGGCGCGGCTGCCGCCCCCTCCACCTTGACTCTGAGCTCCTCCGCAGCCTTGGCCTGCTCGTCTTCCGCCTTGCGCTTCGCCTCGGCGAGCTTGGCCAGGTGCTCCTTCTCCTCTTCCGTCCTGCTGTCGGCCTCGATGGTCTGCTTGAAGTCGTCGGTCGCCTTCTTGAACTCGGCAAGCCCTTTGCCAAGCGACTTGGCAAGGTCAGGGAGCTTCTGAGGGCCTATGACTATCAGGGCGATTACCAAAATAATGACCAGCTCAGGCATCCCTATTCCGAACATTCTATCTACCTCGCTTGATTTGCTGTTTAAACACGCGCTGTACTTAGGAAAATTTCAAAAAATAATAGAGGTTTTACCCTCCGGTGTCAAGCGTGCTAATCTGCACCCTTAATTGGTTTGACATGAACCTTAACATTGTCTACTATCGGTGCTGTTTACCATATGTATTCCCAATGAACTAGTTTTGGCGGTGATGAATATGACGCAGGAAACTTTAAAAGCAGATATTAAAGCGCTTCTCAAAGAGCGCAATGCTGTACTTCTCGCTCACAACTACATGCGTGACGAGGTGCAGGAAATAGCAGACATAACCGGCGACTCGCTGGCGCTTTCCATAGAAGCGGCAAAGACAGATGCGGAGGTGATCGTATTCTGCGGCGTCCACTTCATGGCCGAATCCGCCTCCATCCTGGCTCCTGAAAAAACGGTTCTCCTCCCCCGCCTCGACGCGGGATGCCCCATGGCCGACATGGTTTCGGTCGAGGCCCTCAGGGAAATGAAGGCGAAGCTCCCCGGCGTGCCGGTGGTCACCTACGTGAACTCTTCCGCCGCGGTCAAGGCCGAAAGCGACATCTGCTGCACCTCCGCGAACGCCGTGAAAGTGGTCCAGTCGATGAGCGAAAAGGAGATAATCTTCGCCCCGGACCGCAACTTGGGGAGCTACATCGCCCGCTTCACCGACAAGAAGTTCCACCTCTGGGAAGGGTACTGCCCGACCCACGAGCGGCTCAGGCCCGAGGTGGTCAAGGAGCTGAAACAGGCTAACCCCGACGCCCCCTTCGTCTGCCATCCCGAATGCAACCCCAAGGTGGTCGAACTGGCAGACCATGTCTGCTCCACCACCGGGATGTACGACTACTGCAAGAAGAGCGGCGCCAAGCGCTTCATCATCGGCACCGAGGCGGGAATACTGTGGCGGCTCAAGCGTGAGAACCCGGACAAGGAGTTCATCCTCGCCTCCCCGGCGCTCATCTGCCCCAACATGAAGCTCACCTCCCTGGAGGACGTCTTCGAGGCGCTGCAGCAGATGAAGCCCGTGGTCAAGGTCCCGGAAGATATCCGCATCCCCGCCAAGCGCGCACTGGACCGGATGCTCGCCATCCCGAGAGATTAGCCGGCAGCCCCAGAGCACCAGACTTCCCATAAACGACAGGAGCCCCATATGATCCGACCGTTCAAGGGTATCGCCCCCAAGATAGATCCCTCCGCGTTCATAGCCGAAACCGCCGTCATCATAGGCGAGGTCAGCATCGGCAGGGAAGCCAGCATCTGGTACAACTGCGTGGTCCGCGGGGACGTCAACTTCATCAGCATCGGGGACCGGACCAACATACAGGACCTCTCCATGCTGCACGTGACCCACAAGAAGAACCCGGAGGACCCCGGGGCGCCGCTCATCATCGGCAACGACGTCACCGTCGGCCACAGCGTGACCCTGCACGGCTGCACCATCGAGGACGGCGCCTTCGTGGGGATGCAGGCGATCATCATGGACAAGGTCTTGGTCGGCAAGGGGGCCCTGGTCGGCGCGCGCGCCCTGGTTACCGAGGGGACCGTCATCCCCCCCGGCACCCTCTGGGTCGGGTCCCCAGCGAAGTACAAGCGGGACTTAACCGAGAGCGAGATCGCCTGGCTCGCCCGCTCCGCCGGGAACTACGTCAGGTACTCCCGCGAGTACATGGAAGATATCGGCTAGGCGCGGCGCCACCAGCCTCCCCGGCCAAGCAGCAAGGAATCTGTGAAAGACACGCTGGACAAAGAACAGACGCGGGCGGCGCTTCTGGAACTCTTCGAGACGCTCTTAAGCCGCTACGGCGCGCTTAACTGGTGGCCCGCCGACACCCCCTTCGAGGTCTGCGTCGGCGCCATCCTGACCCAGAACACCAACTGGCTCAACGTTGAAAAGGCAATAGTAAACCTGAAACGAGAGGGGCTCCTCTCGGCAGAGGCGCTCCGGGAGATCGATGAGGGGCGGCTGGCCGAGTTGATACGCCCCTCTGGCTTTTTCAACGTGAAGAGCGCGAGGCTGAAAGGGTTTGTCGGCTGGCTTTTCGAGCGCTACGGCTCCCTGGACGCCATGTTCCAGGGGGACTGGATCGGCCTTCGGGAGGAACTGTCCGCGGTGCGCGGCATCGGGCCCGAGACCTGCGACTCGATCCTTCTCTACGCGGGGGGAAAGCCTTCCTTCGTGGTCGACGCCTATACCAGGCGTCTCTTCTCAAGGCTCGGGCTCATGCGGGAAGAGGACGACTACCACCGGGTGCGCGCCCTTTTCATGGATCATCTTCCGGCCGAGGTGCCCCTATTCAACGAGTACCACGCCCTGATCGTCGAGCAGTGCAAGCGGCACTGCCGCAAGAAGCCGCTGTGCGACGGCTGCCCGCTCACCCGCTTTTGCACCTTCCTCGCGGCAGGCCGCCCTTGACCCTGACCCTGACCCTGACCCTGACCCTTACCCAGCACCCACAGGACCTATAGATGAGATTCTTCGCCAACCTGTTCCTGCTCCTGTTCATCGCCGACGGGAGCCTTTCGCTTTTGGACGAACTGGCCTCGCTCCTATTCCCGCTGGTCCCCCTTTCCGGGCTGCGCGGCTTTCTGGCCAACGCCGTCATACTGATCGCGATACCGCTCTACCTGGGCCTCGGCATCGACCGGCGGCTGCCCAAACGGCTCTTCCTACCCCTGATCCTGTTCGTATTCTGGTGCCCGCTCTCCATCTGGTTCTTCCCCGCCCTCGGCGCCTTCAAGCTGTACGGCCTGATCATGGCGGCGCTGCAGGTAGGGCTCGGCACCTTCCTCATCTCCCGGTTCAATGAGAACCCGGCGGCGCCGCTTACCCTTCCCCCCACGCTCTTCGAGGCGCCTTACTTCGACCTGCGCAACACACTGGTGTTCGTCGGCGTGAACATCTTCGTCCTCCCGCTGGCCCTGGCGACGGCGGCGCTCTTCGCGGCCAACTCCTACGCCACCGAGGCCACCGGCGGCTTCATGAACGTGTCCCCCCGGGGTCTCTACATGAGCGAGCGCACCTACCGGCGCGGCGACCGCACCGTCAAACTCGCAGCCATGATCCACATCGGCGAGAAGGATTATTACGACGAGGTGGCGCGGCTGGTTCCTGCGGGGAACACCATAGTGCTGGCCGAAGGGGTCACCGACGAGAAGGGAAAGCTCAAAAACAAGTTCGATTACCACCAGGTGGCGAACCTGCTGGGGCTCGCCTCGCAGGAAAAGCTCCTCTTCAAGGGGAGGATGATCGAACCCAACGAGCTGCAAACCCCGGGGAAGCCGGAGGGAAAGGCACAGGCGGGGCCGGATATCCTGCGGGCGGACGTGGACCTGAGCGCCTTCCGCCCGGAGACCATGATGCTTCTGGACGCCATGGGGAAGCACTTGCGCGAGAACCCTTCCGCCCTCGACGGCCTGCTGAAGCTGAACCGGTGGGCGGAGAAAAACATCACGCCCGCCATGTACGCCGTGATCATGGACGACATCCTGCAGCGCAGGAACAAGGTGGTGGTTCAGTACCTGGACCAGGCGCTGAAGCGCTACCAGACCGTGGTGATCCCCTGGGGCGCCCTGCACATGAAAGGTATCGAAGCAGAGGTTCTAGCGCGCGGGTTCGTGCTGCAAGGGGAACAAAAGCGGCTGAGCGTCGACTTCAAGCGCGTGGCGTTACACAATTAGAGTACGTTCAGACCCTAGCACTATTGGAATAACAAAGTTTCTCGCACTGCATGTAACACATGCAGACCGCCAAATAGTGATTTCTGAACATCTGTCAGTCGCTCTGCTAGTGTTACAGCCTTTACACTTGACTTTGTAAACAAAACAATGCTAATTGCATGACCTCTTTTCCTATGCTCACGTTTTGATTAACGCATGCAAGGCCGCGGAGGTTGCATGGCGAGACACAAGATAACCGCTCCCGGTCTTGCTGCCGGCATCGTACATAGAGAAAGGCTGTTCCAGGTTTTGGACCATGCCGATAAACCTGTGCGCTGGATTTCCGGTCCCGGCGGCTCCGGCAAGACCACCCTGGTCTCCAGCTACCTCGAAACCCGCGGCATCCCAGCCCTGTGGTACCAGGCAGACCAAAGCGACTCCGACCCGGCCACCTTCTTCTATTACATGGGTCTGGCGTTTCAGGACTCTGTTTCACCCGACCGCGAACCGCTGCCACTTCTCACCCCCGAATACCTTGCCGGCCTCAAGACCTTCTCTCGCCGTTACTTCCAACAACTCTTCGCACAACTGCCGGCACCTTACGCCATAGTCATTGATAACTACCAGGAGATCCCGGCTGGTTCCCCGTTTCACGAACTGATAGCGGAGGGACTGGCGCAATGTCCGGACGGGATCACCGTGATAGCCACAAGCAGGGAAGAGCCGCCTGCGGTGTTGACCGTGAACGAAACAGCGGCACGTTTCGCTTTCCTCGGCTGGAGCGACCTCCGGTTTTCCTTCGACGAGGCCAGGGAGTTCGCCGGGACACAGACTTCAAGCCACATTGAGACCGAAGCGCTGGCGAGCCTTTACGCCAAGACGGACGGGTGGATAGCCGGGCTGCTCCTGATCCTGGAGAGCCTCGACGGCGGCACCCTCGACCAAAAGCTGCTGCAAGAACTTCCTCTCGACAAGGTGTTCGTGTACTTCGCCGACAAGATCTTCGAAGCGCGAGACGGCGAGCTGCAAAACTTCCTGCTGAAGACCGCTCTGGTCCCGGGAATCACGGCGCAGATGGCCGAGCGTTTGACCGGCATCGGCAGTTCCGAGCAGATCCTCTCCCGGCTCTGCCGCAACCGTTTCTTTACCGCGAAGTCCTCGCCGGCAGACCCCGTCTACCAGTACCATCCACTTTTCAGAGAGTTCCTCGTTGCGCGTGCGGAGGGAACCCTTCCTGCCGCCGAGCTGAGGGAAATCAGGCGGCAGGCCGCCTCCCTGCTTAAGGGCGCGGATCGAGCCGAGGACGCGGCAGGCCTGCTCACCGAGGCTTCGGACTGGGACGGCGTTGCGGAGCTGATCCTCGATTGCGCGCCGCTGCTTGCTGCGGAAGGAAGAAGCGAGACGGTTCGTGGCTGGCTTGAGAGCGTACCTGCCGAGAGCGTGGCAGTAAACCCAGGCCTGCTCTACTGGAAAGGGGTATGCCTGCTGCTTCATTCGCCTCCTGCAAGCAGGGTCTGTTTCCGTGAGGCCTACGATCTATACCGCCTGGCCGACGACCGGGTCGGCATGCTCCTCTCCTGGTCCGGCGGCGCGGAAGCATCGCTTTACGACAGGGAGTTCACCCCGCTGGACCAGTGGCTCGCCCTGCTGGAAGAGATGCGGATCGAGGAAGGGGACATTCCCTCGCGACAGCTTGAGGAGCAGATGGCCATGAGCATCTTCAACGCCATGGCTTTCAGGCAGCCGCACCACCGCGACATCTCCAAGTGGCGCGAGCGCGCCCTTTCCCTGGTGCGCGGCTGCGCCGACATCAACCTGCGTCTGCAGTCGGCAATCCATCTGGTCGTCCACGATCTCTGGAACGGGAACTTCGGCAGGGCGAGCGTACTGCTGGAGCAGACCTTGGCAATGGCCAGCACGGGCAAGCCCTCCCCGATGACCCGGATCACCATAATGAATGCGCAGGTGCTCAACTGCTATTTCACCGGGGCATGGGCTTCGGGGGTCGCGGTCGCCTTCGATGCACTGAGGATGGCGGACGAGACGGGGGTCCACGTCTGGGACATCCAACTCATGGGAAACGGCGCCGGCTGCGCGCTTTGCAGGGGAGACTCCGCCACGGCGGATGAGCTGCTGAACGCGATGCGCGACCGGTTGCAATGGGGCGTAAGGCTCGATATCGGCCAATACCATGGGCTGCGTGGATGGCAGGAGAGTCTGGCAAGACGTTTCCAGGCAGCGATCCCGCACCTGGAACTCTCCTTGGAATCCCTCCAGGGGACGGGTTTCCTGGCGCCGGAAGCGGTGATGCTCATAACCCTGGCCGACAACCTCCGGATGACCGGAAATCCGACCCGGGCAGAGGCATGCCTTAGCCGTGCCTGTGACATCGCCCGCGGTATGGGGAGCGGGTACCTTGAGTTCCTTTGCCTTCTGAACAGCGCCGAACTTGCGCTGGATGCTGAAGACGACGTGCAGGGCGATATGCTGCTGCGCCGGGCGATGGCCCTTGGCAGTGCCGGAGGGTACCTGAACGGCTGGTGCTGGCGCCCCGATGCCCTGGTGCGGCTATGCACCAAGGCATTGGAGAACGACGTAGAGGCTGCTTACGTAACCCGGCTGGTGCGCCATTGGGCGCTGGCGCCGGAGACGCCGCCGCAGCATCTGGACAACTGGCCCTGGCAGTTCCAGATCCTCACCCTGGGGGGCTTTCAGCTGATCCGGGGAAACGAGCCCCTGATCCTTGCCGGTAAATCGCGAAAGCCGCTGGAACTGTTGAAAGCTCTGGTGGCCTTCGGCGGCAGCAACGTGCCCCTGGAGCGGCTTACCGATGCGCTTTGGCCCGAAACCGACGGCGACCTGGCCCAGCGCTCCTTCGACACGACCCTGCATCGGCTCCGAAAGTTGCTGGCAGATGAAAAGGTACTCCAACTCCAGGCGGGAAAGCTTTCCATCAACCCCAGGTACTGCTGGATCGACACCTGGGCCTTCGAGCGCCGATGCGGCGAGATAGATGCCGCATTGAACCTCCCTCTTGCTTTCGAGAAAGGTGCGGCCCTGTACCAGGGAAGCTTCCTCCTCGACGATGCATCCCTGGCCTGGACCGCACCGATGCGGGACCAGATGCGCAACCGGCTGCGCCAACTAGTCGGCAGGGCGGGGGGATATTTCGAGGGACTTGAGCGATGGGATCTGGCTGTCACCTGGTACGACAAAGGGATAAAGCTCGATCCGGTTGCCGAAGAATTGCACCAAAGGCTCATGGTCTGCTACCGGCAGCAGGGACAGATGTCGCTGGCGATCAAGACCTATCTCAACTGCCGCTCGATGCTCTCCACCGAACTTGGGATAGCACCCTCGGCGCACACTGAAGAGATATATCGAAGCTTGACCGTAGGCCAGTAGAGATCCGCCCCTCCTCTCAACATTTTTCCTCCACCTGTAAGTCTTCTGTAAGCCGCTCTCCATTACCATCCCCGCAATAAGGGGCAAGGAAATGAACCTGTTTAGAAGGTATGGCGGGTTCCATTCAGTTCATCAGGAATACGTGACTGGAGCAGAGGATGTTGCGGAAATAGTCATCCTCGATGAAACACATCAGTAAACCTCCCAACATAGAAGTTACCCATATAGAAAATAAATCTTCGCTATCTATAACAGGTAATATATTTCTCATATATAGTAAACCGTCAACACCCTCAATAACATATGTAGAACAACGAGATAAAGACCCTATCTTGGTTGATGTTCATTCGATTCCTCAGGGTTGCAGTAAGGGAAGGAAAACATGAGAACGAATATAGACAAAGTCCTGCTATGTTTCTTTATTGCAATGGTGCTTAGTGTTATGGGTTGTGGAGGCAGCAGTTCGACAACCCCTGCAGCGACTACTGCTACCGGCAAGTTCATAGATGCTCCGGTTGAGGGACTAAAATACGTCTCTGGAGGACAAAATGGATTTACCGGACCTAACGGAGAATTTACTTACGAGGTTGGACAATCGGTTTCTTTTTCTGTTGGTGGCGTAGTTGTCGGCCGAGCGGCTGGTGCCAGCATTATTACTCCGATTGAGTTGGTAAAGACAGCGGCTCCAGGAACTACAGTTACGGCCAGCACGCCTGCTGTTGTACAGATTGCTAGATTTCTTTTGACTGCTAGCAGCTTGACTTCAACAGGTATTAAAATAGATCCTGCAGTAACAACAGCAAGTTCATCACAAAACATCAATCTATCAACCGCTTCCGATTTAACCTTCACAACATTTATCAACCAAATTGCAGCGGCGGCTGGGAGCCGTACAGTGACTACTACAACCGATGCTCAGGCCCACATCACCGCTAGCGTCAATGGTCTTGCTTCCGGGACCATTGTTTTGCCTCCCGCATCATCTACTGGTGGCGGCAATACTCCACCGAACACAGCACCAGGCTCCGCTAAATCAACAGTGACAAAAACTTCTGCTTTACCTGTTGGTAACACTGATTGTCCATTTGGCGGGATCATAGTTACATCAGGCATTGACACAAATGGCAATGGTGTTCTCGACGTATCAGAAGTGAGTTCATCTCAAGCGGTTTGTAACGGTGCTACTGGTGCTACTGGTGCTACTGGTGCTACTGGTGCTACTGGTGCTACTGGTGCTACCGGGCCACAGGGCGGTACGACTGGCATGTTTGTGGGGGCAACTGCCGTTGTCTGCCATAATTTGAGTCAGTGTGCTTGTTCTGGAGCGCAAGTAGTTAAGGCGCTTGGCGGTATGTGGTGTGACGGATCTGCGGCAATTAAAGAGTCGGCGATAGTGCAGAACAATCCAAGTGCATGGGAAGGAATTTGTATAGATCTGGTTACCACTACTTCGTTTGCTCCTTCAGGGATAGTTATTTCTTGCGTAGATCCCTAAATCAAACGTGGTGAATGTTTTTTAAACACAGAAAGACATTCACACGAGACCTTTCAAACTAACAAAAACGTCGTTGGGCCATTTATTACAAGGCTTAACGGCGTTTTTGTTAGAAGATCGGAGCGAACGCTGGCTTATAAAGAAAAAAAGGACAGTATCTTTACCGACGGAACCGCATCCTGTCACATTTCCCTCCAGCTGTAAGCCTTCTGTAAGCCCCCCTCCATTATCATCCCCGCAATAAGGGGCGGGAACGAAGATGCTCGCGTCGAAAAGCGGTTGCCTCCTGGCGGACAGGGGGCGTTTTCCGGCAGCAGGAGCTTCGGACCACGTGATCGAGTCGGCCATTACAGCACAGGAGAGTGAAATGAGAAGAAGTTGGTTCATCATGTTGGCGTTTTGTATGGTCTTTATGTTCAACCTGGCGGGATGCGGCGGAGGGAGCAGCAGCGCACCGCAGAAGACGGCCATTTCGGGGACGGTGACCTTCCCCTCGGCAAATGGAGCAGCAAAGGTTGCCGCAGCAGCGGCGACCACTGCGACCGCTCCAACCCTGGAAGTCAGGGACCTCAACGGGACCCTGATAAAGAGTGTTCCTTTGACCCTCCAGACCGGCACGGTCAACACCTACAGCTATCCGGCAATAGAGGTGGAACCAGGCAAGGACTACGTCCTCAAAGCTGTCGACGGCCAAAGGGTGCTGCGCGCCCTGGTGGACAAGGCAGCCCTGTCCGGCGCGTCCGCAACGAAGAACGTCAACAACGTCACGACGACTGCGCTCATCGTGGTGGAAAAGGCGCTCAATCTGACCGCAGGGACCCTGGGCGCGACGGCTACGGCGGCCCAGGTGCAGACTGCATCGGCCGCCCTGGCCCTGACCTCCCCCCCGGCAACCATCGAGAGCAACATAACCGCGGCGATAGCCGCATGCACCTCGGCTACGGGGACCGCGAATGCGGCTCAAGCGCAGCTTGCTTCCCTTGCCAGCATTGTGACCGCTGCCGTCAGCAGCAATGTAGATCCCAGCGCCTTCGTGGCAGGCACTTCAACCGCCACTGCGGTCGACGCGGTCACCTACACGGTTTCCGGCAGCACCGCCACCGCCAGCTCCGCCCCGGTCTCCAGCAATATCGCCGGCACCTTCGTCACAGTTGCAGCCGAGATCCTGCCGAGCATTTCCAGCGCCGGCGCCACGTCCTTCACGGTCGGTTCCGCCGGCAGCTTCGCCATCACCGGGACCGGCACCATGAGCGTCTCGGGCACGCTCCCTTCGGGCGTCACCTTTGACGCCGCCACGGGGCGTCTGAGCGGCACGCCGGCCGCGGGAAGCACCGGGGCCTACCTGCTCACGGTCACCGCCACCAGCAACAGCCTCACCGCGACCCAAAAATTCACCCTTACCGTCAACCCGATCCCCTCGTCCCTCGCCTTCACCACAGCCATGCTCTCCGGGAAGACCTTCACCGAGGGGACCTCGAACACCCTGGTGTTCAACGCAAACGGAACGCTCACCGCAAGCGACACCAAGGACGCCTTGACCTGGAGCGTCAACTCCGCCGGGCAGGTCGTGGTGCACAACACCGTCACCAACATCAACACCACAGTCACCGCGCTCTCCGGCAGCATCTCCACCGGCCTGGCGGTTTCCTTGGCCCACTCCGACGGCACGACCGAATCCACCACGCTCACCCTCTATGTGCCGCCTGCTCAAACCACCGGCTTCACCGCGGCCATGCTTTCCGGCAAGACCTTCATCGAGGGGACCGTGAACACCCTGGTGTTCAACGCCAACGGAACGCTCATCGCAAGCGACACCCCGGACGCCTTGACCTGGAGCGTCAATTCCTCCGGCCAGGTCGTGGTACACAATTCCGTCACCAATATCAGCACCACGGTCACCGCGCTTTCCGGCAACCTTTCCACCGGCTTGGCAGTTTCCCTGGTTGACTCCAATGGCCCGACCGCATCCACGACGTTGACCCTGTATGTGGCCCCCACCCCGGTTACCGCCTTCACCACCGCCATGCTTTCCGGCAAGACCTTCACCGAAGGGACCGTTAACACGCTGGCGTTCAACGCGAACGGAACACTGGTGGCAAGCGACACCACGGATGCCTTAACCTGGAGCGTCAACTCCTCCGGTCAGCTCGTGGTGCACAATTCCGTCACCAACATCAACACCACGGCCACTGTGGTTTCCGGCAACCTTACCACCGGCTTGACCGTTTCCCTGGTGGATTCCAATGGCCCAACCGCATCCACCACCTTCACCCTGCGGCCGTAACGACGGTCCAGAAAGCAGCAGCGTAGAGCCAGCCGCCCCTCTTACCGAGGGGCGGCTTTTTTAGTCCTCCACCCCACAGAGCACGTCCAGGAAGTTCTTCAGTATCCGCGCCGTAAGCCCCCAGATCTCGTCATCTCCGTAGCGGTAGAAGTACATGGGGAAGTCCTTCCTCCCCTTGTAGTCCCAGTACTCCATCCGGAAAAACTCGGGCTTCTCGAAATGGGAAAGCGGCACCTCGATGAGGCGCTCTATCTCGGCGTCGTTGACGGTGAGTGTGTAGTTAGCGGGGAAGACGCCGACTACGGGCGTCACCAGGTA
Proteins encoded in this region:
- a CDS encoding DUF7151 family protein, translated to MRTNIDKVLLCFFIAMVLSVMGCGGSSSTTPAATTATGKFIDAPVEGLKYVSGGQNGFTGPNGEFTYEVGQSVSFSVGGVVVGRAAGASIITPIELVKTAAPGTTVTASTPAVVQIARFLLTASSLTSTGIKIDPAVTTASSSQNINLSTASDLTFTTFINQIAAAAGSRTVTTTTDAQAHITASVNGLASGTIVLPPASSTGGGNTPPNTAPGSAKSTVTKTSALPVGNTDCPFGGIIVTSGIDTNGNGVLDVSEVSSSQAVCNGATGATGATGATGATGATGATGPQGGTTGMFVGATAVVCHNLSQCACSGAQVVKALGGMWCDGSAAIKESAIVQNNPSAWEGICIDLVTTTSFAPSGIVISCVDP
- a CDS encoding TraB/GumN family protein, with the protein product MRFFANLFLLLFIADGSLSLLDELASLLFPLVPLSGLRGFLANAVILIAIPLYLGLGIDRRLPKRLFLPLILFVFWCPLSIWFFPALGAFKLYGLIMAALQVGLGTFLISRFNENPAAPLTLPPTLFEAPYFDLRNTLVFVGVNIFVLPLALATAALFAANSYATEATGGFMNVSPRGLYMSERTYRRGDRTVKLAAMIHIGEKDYYDEVARLVPAGNTIVLAEGVTDEKGKLKNKFDYHQVANLLGLASQEKLLFKGRMIEPNELQTPGKPEGKAQAGPDILRADVDLSAFRPETMMLLDAMGKHLRENPSALDGLLKLNRWAEKNITPAMYAVIMDDILQRRNKVVVQYLDQALKRYQTVVIPWGALHMKGIEAEVLARGFVLQGEQKRLSVDFKRVALHN
- the tatB gene encoding Sec-independent protein translocase protein TatB, whose product is MFGIGMPELVIILVIALIVIGPQKLPDLAKSLGKGLAEFKKATDDFKQTIEADSRTEEEKEHLAKLAEAKRKAEDEQAKAAEELRVKVEGAAAAPAAQAAKAEAEKTA
- a CDS encoding endonuclease III domain-containing protein, producing MKDTLDKEQTRAALLELFETLLSRYGALNWWPADTPFEVCVGAILTQNTNWLNVEKAIVNLKREGLLSAEALREIDEGRLAELIRPSGFFNVKSARLKGFVGWLFERYGSLDAMFQGDWIGLREELSAVRGIGPETCDSILLYAGGKPSFVVDAYTRRLFSRLGLMREEDDYHRVRALFMDHLPAEVPLFNEYHALIVEQCKRHCRKKPLCDGCPLTRFCTFLAAGRP
- the nadA gene encoding quinolinate synthase NadA; the protein is MTQETLKADIKALLKERNAVLLAHNYMRDEVQEIADITGDSLALSIEAAKTDAEVIVFCGVHFMAESASILAPEKTVLLPRLDAGCPMADMVSVEALREMKAKLPGVPVVTYVNSSAAVKAESDICCTSANAVKVVQSMSEKEIIFAPDRNLGSYIARFTDKKFHLWEGYCPTHERLRPEVVKELKQANPDAPFVCHPECNPKVVELADHVCSTTGMYDYCKKSGAKRFIIGTEAGILWRLKRENPDKEFILASPALICPNMKLTSLEDVFEALQQMKPVVKVPEDIRIPAKRALDRMLAIPRD
- a CDS encoding BTAD domain-containing putative transcriptional regulator — protein: MARHKITAPGLAAGIVHRERLFQVLDHADKPVRWISGPGGSGKTTLVSSYLETRGIPALWYQADQSDSDPATFFYYMGLAFQDSVSPDREPLPLLTPEYLAGLKTFSRRYFQQLFAQLPAPYAIVIDNYQEIPAGSPFHELIAEGLAQCPDGITVIATSREEPPAVLTVNETAARFAFLGWSDLRFSFDEAREFAGTQTSSHIETEALASLYAKTDGWIAGLLLILESLDGGTLDQKLLQELPLDKVFVYFADKIFEARDGELQNFLLKTALVPGITAQMAERLTGIGSSEQILSRLCRNRFFTAKSSPADPVYQYHPLFREFLVARAEGTLPAAELREIRRQAASLLKGADRAEDAAGLLTEASDWDGVAELILDCAPLLAAEGRSETVRGWLESVPAESVAVNPGLLYWKGVCLLLHSPPASRVCFREAYDLYRLADDRVGMLLSWSGGAEASLYDREFTPLDQWLALLEEMRIEEGDIPSRQLEEQMAMSIFNAMAFRQPHHRDISKWRERALSLVRGCADINLRLQSAIHLVVHDLWNGNFGRASVLLEQTLAMASTGKPSPMTRITIMNAQVLNCYFTGAWASGVAVAFDALRMADETGVHVWDIQLMGNGAGCALCRGDSATADELLNAMRDRLQWGVRLDIGQYHGLRGWQESLARRFQAAIPHLELSLESLQGTGFLAPEAVMLITLADNLRMTGNPTRAEACLSRACDIARGMGSGYLEFLCLLNSAELALDAEDDVQGDMLLRRAMALGSAGGYLNGWCWRPDALVRLCTKALENDVEAAYVTRLVRHWALAPETPPQHLDNWPWQFQILTLGGFQLIRGNEPLILAGKSRKPLELLKALVAFGGSNVPLERLTDALWPETDGDLAQRSFDTTLHRLRKLLADEKVLQLQAGKLSINPRYCWIDTWAFERRCGEIDAALNLPLAFEKGAALYQGSFLLDDASLAWTAPMRDQMRNRLRQLVGRAGGYFEGLERWDLAVTWYDKGIKLDPVAEELHQRLMVCYRQQGQMSLAIKTYLNCRSMLSTELGIAPSAHTEEIYRSLTVGQ
- a CDS encoding gamma carbonic anhydrase family protein; translation: MIRPFKGIAPKIDPSAFIAETAVIIGEVSIGREASIWYNCVVRGDVNFISIGDRTNIQDLSMLHVTHKKNPEDPGAPLIIGNDVTVGHSVTLHGCTIEDGAFVGMQAIIMDKVLVGKGALVGARALVTEGTVIPPGTLWVGSPAKYKRDLTESEIAWLARSAGNYVRYSREYMEDIG